From the Deltaproteobacteria bacterium genome, one window contains:
- a CDS encoding RNA-binding protein, whose product MSSKIYVGGLPYATTDAQLQDLFSTHGAVESARVITDKFTGRSRGFGFVEMASNEEAQKAIQALNGTDLDGRNLTVNEARPQEKRAGGGFGDRGGERRGGGDGGGGGRNRW is encoded by the coding sequence ATGAGCAGTAAAATTTATGTCGGTGGTTTGCCCTACGCGACCACTGATGCGCAACTCCAGGATCTATTCTCCACCCACGGGGCGGTTGAGTCGGCCCGAGTGATTACGGACAAGTTCACGGGTCGTTCGCGCGGCTTCGGATTTGTCGAAATGGCATCCAACGAAGAAGCCCAGAAGGCGATTCAAGCGCTCAACGGGACCGATCTTGACGGTCGTAACCTGACGGTCAACGAAGCGCGTCCGCAAGAGAAGCGTGCCGGTGGCGGCTTCGGCGATCGTGGCGGAGAACGGCGCGGCGGTGGTGATGGCGGCGGCGGCGGTCGCAATCGTTGGTAA